In Sorghum bicolor cultivar BTx623 chromosome 8, Sorghum_bicolor_NCBIv3, whole genome shotgun sequence, one genomic interval encodes:
- the LOC8079838 gene encoding uncharacterized protein LOC8079838 isoform X4 yields the protein MLHRRSYRGSSGPPSAHVYICLSGNVLRAYKKLASRTTSRLLAAGDSLHHEMRFHTLLGDLSRVERSMFLVFQAPQVSIWLWEGARKRVLDTPDSTPSKGLGQSH from the exons ATGCTGCACAGAAG GTCCTACAGAGGCTCGAGTGGTCCACCATCTGCCCATGTTTACATCTGTCTCTCCGGAAATGTACTGCGTGCGTACAAAAAGCTGGCATCTAGAACCACTAGCAG GCTACTTGCGGCTGGGGACTCTTTACACCACGAGATGCGCTTCCATACCCTACTAGGTGACCTAAG TAGAGTAGAGAGGTCCATGTTCCTAGTGTTTCAGGCCCCCCAAGTTTCCATTTGGCTTTGGGAAGGTGCAAGAAAGCGAGTCTTGGACACTCCAG ATTCAACACCATCAAAGGGGCTGGGTCAGTCCCATTGA
- the LOC8079838 gene encoding uncharacterized protein LOC8079838 isoform X5, with protein sequence MLHRRLLAAGDSLHHEMRFHTLLGDLREKKDRKCVWELYLYASCCCLAVVAGAPSSQMPKQKSSEMGDEIKIGPAPEISPRLPLLQFPTSW encoded by the exons ATGCTGCACAGAAG GCTACTTGCGGCTGGGGACTCTTTACACCACGAGATGCGCTTCCATACCCTACTAGGTGACCTAAG GGAAAAAAAAGATAGGAAGTGCGTGTGGGAGTTATACCTGTACGCGTCCTGCTGCTGCCTTGCTGTTGTCGCTGGCGCTCCAAGTTCCCAAATGCCAAAGCAAAAATCTTCTGAAATGGGAGACGAGATCAAGATCGGACCTGCGCCAGAGATCTCCCCACGCCTCCCTCTTCTCCAATTTCCAACAAGTTGGTGA
- the LOC8079838 gene encoding uncharacterized protein LOC8079838 isoform X3 has product MLHRRGSSGPPSAHVYICLSGNVLRAYKKLASRTTSRLLAAGDSLHHEMRFHTLLGDLREKKDRKCVWELYLYASCCCLAVVAGAPSSQMPKQKSSEMGDEIKIGPAPEISPRLPLLQFPTSW; this is encoded by the exons ATGCTGCACAGAAG AGGCTCGAGTGGTCCACCATCTGCCCATGTTTACATCTGTCTCTCCGGAAATGTACTGCGTGCGTACAAAAAGCTGGCATCTAGAACCACTAGCAG GCTACTTGCGGCTGGGGACTCTTTACACCACGAGATGCGCTTCCATACCCTACTAGGTGACCTAAG GGAAAAAAAAGATAGGAAGTGCGTGTGGGAGTTATACCTGTACGCGTCCTGCTGCTGCCTTGCTGTTGTCGCTGGCGCTCCAAGTTCCCAAATGCCAAAGCAAAAATCTTCTGAAATGGGAGACGAGATCAAGATCGGACCTGCGCCAGAGATCTCCCCACGCCTCCCTCTTCTCCAATTTCCAACAAGTTGGTGA
- the LOC8079838 gene encoding uncharacterized protein LOC8079838 isoform X2 gives MLHRRSYRGSSGPPSAHVYICLSGNVLRAYKKLASRTTSRLLAAGDSLHHEMRFHTLLGDLREKKDRKCVWELYLYASCCCLAVVAGAPSSQMPKQKSSEMGDEIKIGPAPEISPRLPLLQFPTSW, from the exons ATGCTGCACAGAAG GTCCTACAGAGGCTCGAGTGGTCCACCATCTGCCCATGTTTACATCTGTCTCTCCGGAAATGTACTGCGTGCGTACAAAAAGCTGGCATCTAGAACCACTAGCAG GCTACTTGCGGCTGGGGACTCTTTACACCACGAGATGCGCTTCCATACCCTACTAGGTGACCTAAG GGAAAAAAAAGATAGGAAGTGCGTGTGGGAGTTATACCTGTACGCGTCCTGCTGCTGCCTTGCTGTTGTCGCTGGCGCTCCAAGTTCCCAAATGCCAAAGCAAAAATCTTCTGAAATGGGAGACGAGATCAAGATCGGACCTGCGCCAGAGATCTCCCCACGCCTCCCTCTTCTCCAATTTCCAACAAGTTGGTGA
- the LOC8079838 gene encoding pentatricopeptide repeat-containing protein At5g04780 isoform X1, with protein MGIWFNHHAIKQCASSLIAVFSGIHFGARSFCNKLNHGIAPKDRSLIRFDRNLIDMFALHELLQQCAKRRSLLVGKGCHGLAIHLGLATDTITCNILMNLYTKCGRNDCARDVFDAMSFRSIVSWNTMIAGYTCHGDGLQALKLFSKMHQEGTRMSEFTLSSTLCACAAENATTECRQLHTIAIKLALDSNSFVGTAFLDVYAKCNMINDACLVFEKIPEKTAVTWSTLFAGLVQNGLHKDALRLFQSSQREGIQLTEFTLSAILSTCASLALMIEGRQLHAVIIKYGFNGNLFVASSLVDVYARCGQIEEAYLVFADMKHKNVVLWNAMIASFTRHGKSWEAMILFEKMQQSGISPNEVTYVSMMSMCGHAGLVEEARSYFGLLISDQTVEPNVLHYSCMVDVLARSGKTDEAWELIQQMPFEPTPSMWGSLLGSCHKYMNVGIARLAAEQLFKLEPENGGNHALLSDVYAASGSWENAVLARKHLNDTGARKDTGSSWV; from the coding sequence ATGGGCATTTGGTTTAACCATCATGCTATAAAACAGTGTGCCAGTTCTCTTAttgctgtattctcgggaattCATTTTGGTGCTCGTTCTTTTTGTAATAAGCTAAACCATGGAATTGCCCCAAAGGATAGAAGCCTTATTAGGTTTGACAGGAATTTGATTGACATGTTTGCACTACATGAACTTTTGCAACAGTGTGCAAAGAGGAGGTCCCTCTTGGTTGGGAAAGGCTGCCATGGTTTAGCCATCCATTTGGGTTTGGCAACTGATACTATCACATGCAATATTCTCATGAACTTATACACAAAATGTGGCAGGAATGATTGTGCTCGCGATGTTTTTGATGCAATGTCTTTCAGAAGTATAGTCTCATGGAATACCATGATTGCTGGGTATACTTGCCATGGAGATGGATTACAGGCTCTGaagctcttttcaaagatgcaccaAGAAGGGACACGGATGAGTGAATTTACCCTGTCCAGCACCCTATGTGCTTGTGCTGCAGAAAATGCTACTACAGAATGCAGACAATTACATACTATCGCAATCAAGCTTGCACTGGACTCTAATAGTTTTGTGGGAACTGCATTTCTTGATGTTTATGCGAAGTGTAATATGATTAATGATGCCTGTTTGGTTTTTGAGAAGATTCCTGAGAAAACTGCAGTTACATGGAGTACATTGTTTGCAGGACTCGTGCAAAATGGTCTTCACAAAGATGCATTACGTCTATTCCAGAGTTCACAAAGGGAAGGAATACAATTGACTGAATTCACTCTTTCTGCTATACTCAGTACATGTGCAAGCCTAGCATTGATGATTGAAGGAAGGCAACTCCATGCAGTTATTATCAAGTATGGTTTTAATGGTAATTTGTTTGTGGCATCATCTCTTGTGGATGTTTATGCAAGGTGTGGGCAGATTGAGGAAGCCTATCTAGTATTTGCTGATATGAAACACAAGAATGTTGTCCTGTGGAATGCAATGATCGCTAGTTTTACTAGGCATGGCAAATCTTGGGAAGCAATGATTCTCTTTGAGAAAATGCAGCAGTCAGGGATATCTCCAAATGAAGTTACTTATGTCTCCATGATGTCCATGTGTGGTCATGCAGgtttagttgaagaggctcgatCCTACTTTGGCCTGCTGATTTCTGATCAGACTGTTGAACCTAATGTCCTTCACTATTCTTGCATGGTTGATGTTTTGGCGCGATCTGGGAAGACTGATGAGGCTTGGGAACTGATTCAGCAAATGCCATTTGAACCAACTCCTTCTATGTGGGGATCTTTGCTTGGTTCATGCCATAAGTACATGAATGTCGGAATAGCCAGACTAGCAGCTGAACAACTTTTCAAACTTGAACCAGAAAATGGTGGGAACCATGCTTTGCTTTCAGATGTATATGCTGCCAGTGGAAGCTGGGAGAATGCTGTGTTGGCAAGGAAGCATTTGAATGATACTGGTGCAAGGAAAGATACGGGCTCAAGTTGGGTCTAG
- the LOC8079839 gene encoding B3 domain-containing protein Os11g0156000 encodes MTYACLPLHSTPPLSLPSPRCQSFGKNLSFFLPPLVVSSLLAFLHTTKAGMAMHHLAQGHPQAWPWGMAMYTNLHYHQHHHQYEREHLFEKPLTPSDVGKLNRLVIPKQHAERYFPLGGNGAGDGSDKGLLLAFEDEAGKPWRFRYSYWTSSQSYVLTKGWSRYVKEKRLDAGDVVRFERVRGGLGTGDRLFICCRRRGESAAPTPTPPLPVRAPAPALNAAGEQQPWSPMCYSTSGSSYPTSPASPYAYHNDTPHAGEADAKSSGTPTAPSRKLRLFGVNLDCGPEPEPEPETPTAMYSYMHQSPYAAVSAVPSYWGSS; translated from the exons ATGACATATGCATGCCTCCCTCTACACAGCACACCACCACTCTCGCTCCCCTCTCCTCGCTGCCAATCTTTTGGCAAGAACCTCTCTTTCTTTCTTCCACCTCTAGTAGTTAGCAGCTTATTAGCATTCCTCCACACCACCAAGGCAGGAATGGCTATGCACCATCTCGCCCAGGGGCACCCCCAGGCGTGGCCGTGGGGGATGGCCATGTACACCAACCTGCACTACCACCAGCACCACCACCAGTACGAGAGGGAGCACCTGTTCGAGAAGCCGCTCACGCCCAGCGACGTGGGAAAGCTCAACCGCCTTGTGATCCCCAAGCAGCACGCGGAGAGGTACTTCCCGCTCGGCGGCAACGGGGCCGGAGACGGCAGCGACAAGGGCCTGCTGCTGGCCTTCGAGGACGAGGCCGGCAAGCCGTGGCGGTTCCGGTACTCGTACTGGACCAGCAGCCAGAGCTACGTGCTCACCAAGGGGTGGAGCCGCTACGTCAAGGAGAAGCGCCTCGACGCCGGCGACGTCGTGCGCTTCGAGCGCGTGCGCGGTGGCCTCGGCACCGGTGACCGCCTCTTCATCTGCTGCAGGCGTCGGGGCGAGAGCGCGGCACCCACACCGACACCGCCACTGCCCGTGCGCGCTCCGGCACCCGCGCTGAACGCCGCCGGCGAGCAGCAGCCGTGGAGCCCCATGTGCTACAGCACGTCGGGATCGTCGTACCCGACCAGCCCCGCCAGCCCCTACGCCTACCACAACGATACGCCACACGCAG GTGAGGCAGACGCCAAGAGCAGCGGCACCCCTACAGCACCGTCGAGGAAGCTCCGGCTGTTCGGCGTCAACCTCGATTGCGgcccggagccggagccggagccggagacGCCGACGGCAATGTACAGCTACATGCACCAGAGTCCCTACGCAGCAGTGTCCGCCGTTCCCAGTTACTG GGGCAGTTCATAA